The following coding sequences lie in one Synechococcus sp. PCC 7336 genomic window:
- a CDS encoding PIN domain-containing protein: MYLVDTNVLLRAQQPQQRQFTAANNAVKTLEQQGYELGIVPQVAAEFWNVCTRPLQQNGLGLTSAVTARKLQAIENAFTVFTGSERDIYRQWRRLVVSYSVKGIQVHDTRLVAAMLVHGLTHILTFNVEDFERFAEITVFHPEAIPNP, from the coding sequence ATGTACCTGGTTGATACGAACGTACTGCTGCGCGCGCAACAACCGCAGCAGAGGCAATTCACCGCTGCCAACAATGCCGTCAAAACTTTGGAGCAGCAAGGTTATGAACTGGGGATTGTTCCGCAAGTTGCCGCTGAATTCTGGAATGTTTGCACGCGCCCCTTACAACAGAATGGCTTGGGGCTGACATCTGCCGTTACGGCTCGAAAGTTGCAGGCCATTGAGAATGCTTTCACAGTATTTACTGGCAGCGAGCGAGACATTTACCGCCAATGGCGTCGGCTGGTCGTCAGCTACAGCGTTAAGGGCATTCAAGTACACGATACGCGGCTGGTAGCGGCAATGCTCGTGCATGGATTAACACACATCCTGACGTTCAATGTGGAGGACTTCGAGCGGTTCGCAGAAATCACTGTATTTCATCCCGAAGCGATCCCGAACCCCTAA
- a CDS encoding ATP-binding protein codes for MKTLLGQVVETHPIVVTPEMPLPEAIAICVTDPNGERDSNCALETDGFFKLSSMSGRQASRIKSSCAIVANDDGPIGMLSICEILSFVASEKNWEEIKIESLALQPIVTLIKSEIENIYSIITLFKKSQVSYLVIINNQNNIVGAISQERLFQVLDSAAVMSELKDDIRVTRSVIPLSNGSQRPVSQPARVHRRQYLTHSPKHLKAKSRNSDFTKNRQFKKNSRHTSKWITRNFKRSKRDELRLQHQRAKLFSEVTLKIQQSLQLNEIINTAVREVKRILQVDRVLIYQVFPNGTGRIISEAVLPIYPETLGVDFPEEVFPTDYQELYSQGRIQSIPNIHDPHLEIAECLIDFLEAWKVRAKLVVPILQNINSPSPTHNRQSHTQNHLWGLLIAHQCRSPRQWTNFELELMQELANQIGIAISQAQLLENLEEIVAERTSELTRANINLQQEIDARMKTEEALRRSEEQLRLITNALPALIAYVDDRQYYRFNNKTYETWFGHANLGLDRHHIKDVLGEEFYRENYKYIEAVLSGKTVTYEGEIKTIGDRMRSVSVTYIPHIDGEGDVKGFFSLTSDISDRKAVERMKDEFITIVSHELRTPLTSIHGSLTLLASGRLGTLSAKGQRMLEIADESTKHLVRLVNNILDWQRMESGKVAMEKRLCNAADLMEQALEAMQTTAQQHQVLLEIKPLEVEISVDPDFMIQAFTNLLSNAIKFSEPNSKVWMIAKILDDCSGLKIQHDSIDSGPYVRFEVRDEGQGIPSDKLESIFERFQQVDTSDSRKKGGTGLGLAICRKIIEQHEGQIWVESSIGKGSSFYFILPSMSK; via the coding sequence ATGAAAACTCTATTAGGGCAGGTCGTCGAGACCCATCCTATAGTTGTGACTCCAGAGATGCCTCTGCCAGAGGCGATCGCCATCTGCGTAACCGATCCTAACGGCGAACGAGATTCCAATTGCGCTCTCGAGACCGACGGCTTTTTCAAACTCTCTTCCATGAGTGGGAGGCAAGCAAGTCGAATAAAGTCTTCTTGTGCAATTGTAGCCAACGATGATGGCCCCATTGGAATGCTATCGATTTGTGAGATCTTATCCTTTGTTGCATCTGAAAAGAACTGGGAAGAAATTAAGATCGAAAGTTTAGCATTACAACCGATTGTCACTCTAATAAAGTCAGAAATCGAGAATATTTATTCCATCATAACGTTATTTAAAAAGAGCCAAGTTTCATATTTGGTTATCATAAACAACCAAAATAATATTGTTGGAGCTATTTCTCAAGAAAGATTGTTTCAGGTCTTAGATTCAGCGGCTGTGATGAGTGAATTGAAGGATGATATACGAGTGACTCGGTCGGTGATACCACTTTCTAACGGTTCTCAGCGGCCAGTCAGCCAGCCAGCGAGGGTACATCGAAGGCAATATCTAACTCACTCTCCTAAGCACCTTAAAGCAAAAAGTCGCAATTCTGATTTCACAAAGAATCGTCAATTCAAAAAAAACTCTAGACATACATCGAAATGGATTACTAGAAATTTTAAGCGTTCTAAAAGAGATGAGCTTCGGCTTCAGCACCAACGAGCTAAGCTATTCTCTGAAGTTACACTCAAGATCCAGCAATCTTTACAGTTAAATGAAATCATTAACACGGCTGTCAGAGAAGTAAAGAGAATTCTACAGGTCGATCGCGTCCTCATCTATCAGGTTTTTCCCAATGGCACGGGGAGAATCATCAGTGAAGCTGTCTTGCCGATATACCCAGAAACATTAGGAGTTGATTTTCCAGAAGAAGTCTTTCCGACTGACTATCAGGAACTCTATAGCCAGGGCCGCATCCAGTCTATCCCCAATATTCACGATCCACATTTAGAAATTGCGGAGTGCCTGATTGATTTCTTAGAAGCCTGGAAAGTCAGAGCCAAGCTAGTCGTACCTATATTGCAAAATATTAATTCACCTTCCCCAACCCATAACCGGCAGTCTCATACCCAGAATCACCTTTGGGGACTCTTGATTGCTCATCAGTGTCGCAGCCCTCGCCAATGGACTAATTTTGAGCTGGAACTCATGCAAGAATTAGCCAATCAGATTGGCATTGCCATTTCACAAGCGCAGTTACTGGAAAATTTAGAGGAGATTGTTGCCGAGCGTACTTCTGAATTGACTCGAGCAAACATAAACCTTCAACAGGAAATTGACGCTCGAATGAAAACTGAGGAAGCACTTCGTCGCAGCGAAGAACAACTGCGATTGATTACCAATGCGCTACCTGCTTTGATTGCTTATGTAGACGATCGCCAATACTATCGCTTTAACAATAAAACCTACGAAACCTGGTTTGGACATGCGAATTTAGGACTCGATCGCCATCATATTAAAGATGTTCTTGGAGAAGAATTTTACCGAGAAAACTATAAGTATATTGAAGCAGTGCTGTCGGGTAAAACCGTCACCTATGAGGGCGAAATCAAAACAATTGGCGATCGCATGCGTTCTGTAAGTGTCACCTATATACCTCATATAGATGGAGAAGGAGATGTCAAAGGATTCTTTTCTCTCACCAGCGATATTAGCGATCGCAAAGCGGTAGAACGTATGAAAGATGAATTCATCACGATTGTGAGCCACGAATTACGTACCCCGCTAACATCTATCCACGGATCGCTGACGTTACTCGCCTCAGGTCGTCTGGGAACTCTTTCAGCCAAAGGGCAACGAATGCTTGAAATTGCCGATGAAAGTACCAAGCATTTAGTCCGCCTAGTCAATAATATTTTAGATTGGCAGCGGATGGAATCTGGAAAAGTTGCGATGGAAAAACGGCTCTGTAATGCTGCCGACTTAATGGAGCAAGCTCTAGAGGCAATGCAGACAACGGCTCAACAACATCAAGTTTTACTTGAAATCAAACCTCTTGAGGTCGAGATATCTGTAGATCCTGACTTTATGATTCAAGCTTTTACAAATCTGTTGAGTAATGCGATTAAGTTTTCAGAGCCCAATAGCAAGGTTTGGATGATTGCTAAGATCCTAGATGACTGCAGTGGATTGAAAATACAGCATGATTCCATCGACTCGGGGCCTTATGTAAGGTTTGAAGTAAGAGATGAAGGCCAAGGGATTCCGAGTGATAAGCTAGAGAGCATCTTTGAACGGTTTCAGCAAGTTGATACTTCTGACTCTCGCAAGAAGGGAGGTACGGGGTTAGGACTCGCGATCTGTCGGAAGATTATCGAACAACATGAAGGACAGATTTGGGTTGAAAGCTCAATAGGGAAAGGGAGCAGTTTTTATTTCATATTACCGTCAATGTCTAAATAA
- a CDS encoding alpha/beta hydrolase gives MTTVFRATLAYYLNQFLCRWTGEFRAKPPAPPDYSQIYTSDLQPPIHQGICKDGSYIEIHKPSNPYLGDNNRPKCIIYLHGFTLGPSRIYGEHIEHLVKQGYYVFYPNFQTGFCHFQQTPFQTLEALIDAVLGEEALDSQELWMGNALSSVQKAYESENLLSQEVDTYLFGHSLGGLFALSWPSYVKHRALPQQLLPQQVVVADPIPSSDPLSGKLGDLLEKIIKEVDIKQTGQDLTMPVGILHGNDDWVIAPQKWLNYFEYIASPDKKMYLSFTDAYGCPAMYANHEQATDDTSFFPPFLALTVLDGVGVANNLDWRYIWHALDRVLKGDRADRLTFDMGHWSDGHPVKPIQVYLPRQPKLTQEKLMLL, from the coding sequence GTGACAACTGTCTTTAGAGCCACCCTTGCCTATTACCTCAATCAGTTCTTATGTCGGTGGACGGGAGAATTCCGAGCCAAACCGCCCGCACCACCGGACTATAGCCAGATTTATACTTCGGACCTCCAGCCTCCTATCCATCAAGGAATCTGTAAAGACGGCAGCTACATTGAAATTCACAAACCCAGCAATCCCTACTTAGGCGACAACAACCGCCCCAAATGCATCATCTACCTACATGGATTTACCCTCGGTCCATCGAGAATTTATGGAGAACATATCGAGCATCTAGTCAAACAGGGCTATTACGTGTTTTATCCCAATTTTCAAACAGGCTTTTGTCATTTCCAACAAACCCCCTTTCAGACACTCGAAGCCCTCATCGATGCGGTCTTAGGAGAAGAAGCCCTCGACTCTCAAGAGCTGTGGATGGGAAATGCTCTGAGTAGCGTTCAGAAAGCCTATGAATCCGAGAACCTGTTGAGCCAAGAGGTGGACACCTATTTGTTCGGCCATTCTTTAGGAGGCTTATTTGCCCTCAGTTGGCCGAGTTACGTCAAACATCGAGCGTTACCCCAACAGCTTCTCCCCCAACAGGTTGTCGTGGCCGATCCAATTCCCAGTTCAGATCCACTCTCGGGCAAGTTAGGGGACTTGCTGGAAAAAATCATCAAAGAAGTCGACATTAAACAGACCGGCCAAGACTTAACCATGCCAGTGGGAATTTTACACGGCAACGACGATTGGGTCATTGCTCCCCAAAAGTGGCTGAATTATTTCGAATACATTGCCTCGCCCGATAAAAAGATGTACTTGTCCTTTACTGATGCCTACGGCTGTCCGGCAATGTACGCCAACCACGAACAGGCCACCGACGATACCAGTTTCTTCCCTCCCTTCCTCGCTCTAACAGTCTTGGATGGTGTGGGGGTTGCCAATAATTTGGACTGGCGATACATTTGGCACGCCCTCGATCGCGTCCTCAAGGGCGATCGAGCCGATCGACTCACCTTCGACATGGGCCATTGGTCCGACGGACACCCAGTGAAACCAATTCAAGTCTATTTACCGCGCCAGCCAAAATTGACCCAAGAGAAGCTAATGCTGCTCTAA
- a CDS encoding type II toxin-antitoxin system RelE/ParE family toxin, which produces MSTATPRDIEEYVTLAGRSPFSEWFNALKDRKTRAKIRVRLDRLSLGNFGDYRALSGHLRELRIDVGPGYRIYVAEVDNRVILLLIGGTKKAQQKDIDKAREYWQDYRAREL; this is translated from the coding sequence GTGAGTACAGCTACTCCGAGGGACATTGAAGAATATGTCACACTTGCTGGGCGATCGCCTTTCAGCGAATGGTTCAATGCTCTTAAAGATCGGAAAACCCGAGCTAAGATTCGAGTTCGCTTAGACCGTCTTAGTTTGGGTAACTTTGGTGATTATCGCGCTCTTAGTGGCCATTTGCGCGAACTGAGAATTGATGTTGGGCCTGGGTATCGTATTTATGTTGCGGAAGTTGACAATCGAGTGATTCTACTTCTAATCGGTGGAACGAAAAAAGCTCAACAAAAAGATATCGACAAGGCCAGAGAGTATTGGCAAGATTACAGAGCTCGCGAGTTATGA
- a CDS encoding addiction module antidote protein produces MTKASRPYKQELLKALQDPEEAVAYLNAALEESSNEIFLMALRNVAEAHGITRLAKQADLNRESMYRILSEQGNPQLSSLTAILEQLGLKLSVAVKDCATV; encoded by the coding sequence ATGACCAAAGCATCGAGACCGTACAAGCAGGAACTACTCAAAGCGCTTCAAGATCCTGAAGAAGCGGTTGCATATTTGAACGCGGCCTTGGAAGAAAGCTCGAATGAGATCTTCCTCATGGCGCTGCGGAATGTAGCCGAGGCACACGGCATAACAAGACTAGCGAAGCAAGCCGACCTGAATCGGGAATCGATGTATCGCATCTTATCGGAGCAAGGTAACCCCCAACTTTCGAGCTTGACAGCCATTCTCGAACAGCTAGGCCTCAAGCTCTCTGTAGCAGTCAAGGACTGCGCGACAGTGTAG
- a CDS encoding response regulator: MSAKQLLLIDDEPTIQEVVKISLELESDWIILLASSGSEGIKKAEAEQPDAILLDVMMPDMDGIATFEKLRDNSKTQTIPVVFLTAKARTAQEFQPMNLGISGIITKPFNSLQLASQIAKILGWRLKS, encoded by the coding sequence ATGAGTGCCAAGCAACTATTACTGATTGATGACGAGCCAACCATTCAAGAAGTGGTTAAAATCAGCTTGGAGTTAGAGTCAGACTGGATAATCTTATTGGCTTCTTCAGGATCGGAGGGTATCAAAAAGGCTGAGGCTGAGCAGCCGGATGCTATTTTGCTAGATGTTATGATGCCAGATATGGATGGTATTGCAACCTTTGAGAAGTTAAGAGACAACAGTAAAACCCAAACAATCCCTGTTGTATTTTTGACTGCAAAGGCTCGAACTGCACAAGAATTTCAACCCATGAATCTTGGTATATCAGGTATTATTACTAAACCTTTCAACTCGCTTCAGCTTGCCAGCCAAATTGCCAAAATATTGGGATGGCGCTTGAAATCTTAA
- a CDS encoding DUF192 domain-containing protein encodes MAANWNGVRSQWLRPAPALTLVVSLLAIWGCTTSDLASSQPEPQPIPDPRGQMLPIEGRAIVGDRIFDLEIARTPAQQQLGLMFRDPLPEGQGMLFPFEPPRPVSFWMFNVTFDLDIVFMFEGEVVYIAASVPGCAALPCPSYGPPEDVLADSVLELNGGTAAQIELKPGTAVAVEYFDEP; translated from the coding sequence ATGGCTGCGAATTGGAATGGTGTGAGAAGTCAGTGGCTCAGACCGGCTCCAGCACTGACGTTAGTGGTGTCGCTGTTAGCGATTTGGGGCTGTACGACATCCGATTTAGCTTCTTCGCAGCCCGAACCGCAGCCAATCCCCGACCCGCGAGGACAAATGCTGCCGATTGAGGGGCGGGCGATCGTAGGCGATCGCATATTCGATTTGGAAATCGCCCGTACTCCTGCACAGCAGCAACTGGGACTCATGTTTCGCGATCCCCTGCCAGAGGGTCAGGGCATGCTATTTCCCTTCGAGCCTCCCCGTCCGGTTAGCTTTTGGATGTTTAACGTCACTTTCGATCTGGACATTGTCTTTATGTTCGAAGGGGAAGTGGTCTACATTGCGGCATCGGTGCCTGGGTGTGCGGCGCTACCCTGTCCCAGTTACGGCCCGCCTGAGGATGTCTTGGCGGACAGTGTTTTGGAACTGAATGGCGGAACTGCTGCGCAAATCGAACTGAAGCCAGGGACAGCGGTGGCTGTGGAATACTTCGACGAGCCGTAG
- the gcvP gene encoding aminomethyl-transferring glycine dehydrogenase has product MTEQFSPELQDAVLDSEPTAHAVELSDRLIEAVKQVPAVTGFSVRDKFEQRHIGPSEAEIEQMLEQLGDSSLDALMDRVLPQSIRMERELNLPDGASEREALNQLRAIAEKNQVWRSFIGSGYYNCITPPVIQRNILENPGWYTQYTPYQAEIAQGRLEALLNFQTMVCDLTGMELANASLLDEATAAAEAMAMSLHAVGKKAARAYFVADDCHPQTIAVVQTRAEPLRIEVIVGDRRSFDFDATPVFGALLQYPATDGTVFDYSDFVERAHRAKALVAVAADPLALTLLEPPGEFGADIAVGNTQRFGVPLGYGGPHAAYFATKSKYARQMPGRMVGVSQDVDGKPALRLALQTREQHIRRDKATSNICTAQVLLAVMASMYAVYHGPEGLQRIATRVHSLTMLFAAGVQQLGYAIASSSVFDTVQVQLGNVPVGEIVAAAAERRINLRQMGDRAICVSLDETSSVEDLEDLLAIFALGQQPVPSAIDLAQSEAVQAIDRQSAARARSSEYLTNPVFNQYHSETDLLRYLHRLQAKDLSLTTSMIPLGSCTMKLNATAEMMPVTWPEFGQIHPFAPIEQAEGYRILFDRLERDLAEITGFAGISLQPNAGSQGEYAGLLAIRAYHQQRGEGDRHICLIPDSAHGTNPASAVMAGMKVVVVKCDRDGNIDVEDLRAKAEQHSAHLAALMVTYPSTHGVFESSIRDVCEIIHSHGGQVYMDGANLNAQVGLCRPGDIGADVCHLNLHKTFCIPHGGGGPGMGPIGVAAHLVPFLPAHPLVEMGSEGTSPVSAAPWGSASILPISWMYVRMMGAAGLKRATQVAILNANYMAKRLESYYPVLYKGDSGLVAHECILDLRPCKKLAGIEVDDIAKRLMDYGFHAPTISWPVAGTMMVEPTESESKAELDRFCDAMISIRREIDAIAAGTSDPKDNPLKQAPHTAAAVTANDWPHTYSREQAAYPARWTREHKFWPAVRRIDNAFGDRNLVCSCLSISAYADDE; this is encoded by the coding sequence ATGACTGAACAATTTTCGCCCGAACTCCAGGATGCGGTTTTGGATTCCGAACCCACCGCCCATGCAGTGGAGCTGAGCGATCGCCTCATCGAGGCTGTCAAGCAAGTACCTGCAGTAACTGGGTTCTCGGTGCGAGACAAATTCGAGCAGCGGCATATCGGGCCGAGCGAGGCCGAGATCGAACAGATGTTAGAGCAGTTGGGGGATAGCTCCCTCGATGCGCTGATGGATCGCGTCCTGCCTCAGTCCATTCGGATGGAGAGGGAGCTGAATCTGCCAGACGGGGCCAGCGAGCGGGAGGCATTGAATCAATTAAGGGCGATCGCCGAGAAGAATCAAGTCTGGCGATCGTTTATCGGCAGCGGCTACTACAACTGCATTACCCCGCCCGTCATCCAGCGCAATATTCTCGAAAATCCCGGCTGGTATACCCAATACACCCCCTATCAGGCCGAGATCGCTCAGGGTCGGTTGGAGGCACTGCTGAATTTCCAGACGATGGTGTGCGATCTGACCGGCATGGAATTGGCCAACGCCTCTCTATTAGACGAAGCGACAGCGGCGGCTGAAGCAATGGCGATGAGCTTGCATGCGGTGGGAAAGAAAGCTGCGAGGGCATATTTTGTGGCAGATGACTGCCATCCTCAGACGATCGCAGTGGTGCAAACGCGGGCCGAGCCCTTGAGGATTGAGGTAATTGTGGGCGATCGCCGCTCGTTTGACTTCGACGCCACACCCGTGTTTGGGGCGCTGTTGCAATATCCGGCGACGGACGGAACAGTGTTTGACTACAGCGACTTTGTGGAGCGCGCCCATAGGGCGAAGGCTTTGGTTGCCGTTGCCGCCGATCCTCTGGCACTGACGCTGCTGGAGCCGCCAGGTGAATTTGGCGCAGATATTGCGGTGGGGAATACGCAGCGGTTTGGGGTGCCTTTAGGCTATGGCGGACCTCACGCGGCCTATTTTGCCACAAAGTCCAAGTATGCCCGACAGATGCCCGGACGCATGGTGGGAGTGTCGCAGGACGTGGATGGCAAGCCAGCACTGCGGTTGGCCCTGCAGACGCGAGAGCAGCACATTCGCCGAGATAAGGCGACCAGTAATATCTGTACCGCTCAGGTGTTGTTGGCGGTGATGGCGAGTATGTATGCCGTCTACCACGGACCGGAGGGGCTGCAGCGCATTGCAACGCGGGTGCATAGTTTGACAATGCTGTTTGCGGCGGGCGTGCAGCAATTGGGCTATGCGATCGCCTCCTCCAGCGTTTTCGATACGGTGCAGGTGCAGTTGGGGAATGTCCCGGTGGGGGAGATTGTGGCAGCGGCGGCAGAGCGGCGGATTAACCTGCGGCAGATGGGCGATCGCGCCATCTGCGTTTCCCTCGACGAAACCAGCTCCGTCGAGGATCTCGAAGATTTATTGGCGATCTTTGCCTTGGGCCAACAGCCCGTTCCTAGCGCGATCGACTTGGCCCAGTCGGAAGCGGTGCAGGCGATCGACCGACAGTCTGCCGCTCGGGCTCGCAGCAGCGAGTACTTAACAAATCCAGTTTTCAATCAATACCATTCTGAAACCGATCTGCTGCGGTATTTACATCGCCTGCAGGCAAAAGACCTCTCCCTGACCACCTCGATGATTCCGCTGGGCTCCTGCACCATGAAGCTCAATGCCACAGCGGAAATGATGCCGGTGACTTGGCCGGAATTCGGTCAGATCCATCCGTTTGCACCCATCGAACAGGCTGAAGGCTATCGCATCCTGTTCGATCGATTGGAAAGGGATTTGGCAGAAATTACCGGTTTTGCAGGGATTTCGCTGCAGCCGAATGCGGGGTCGCAGGGGGAATATGCGGGACTGCTGGCGATTCGGGCCTATCACCAACAGCGGGGGGAGGGCGATCGCCACATTTGCTTAATTCCCGATTCTGCCCACGGCACTAACCCCGCCAGTGCGGTGATGGCAGGTATGAAGGTGGTGGTGGTGAAGTGCGATCGCGACGGCAATATTGATGTGGAGGATCTGCGGGCGAAGGCGGAACAACACAGTGCCCATTTGGCGGCACTCATGGTCACCTATCCCTCCACCCACGGCGTCTTCGAGTCGAGTATTCGAGATGTCTGCGAGATTATCCACAGCCACGGCGGCCAGGTGTATATGGATGGAGCCAATCTCAACGCTCAGGTGGGGTTGTGCCGCCCGGGGGATATCGGTGCGGATGTCTGCCACTTGAATTTGCACAAAACTTTCTGCATTCCCCACGGCGGCGGCGGTCCGGGCATGGGGCCGATTGGAGTAGCGGCGCATCTGGTGCCGTTTTTGCCCGCGCACCCCTTGGTGGAGATGGGCAGCGAGGGAACTTCGCCGGTGTCGGCGGCTCCTTGGGGCAGTGCCAGTATTCTGCCGATTTCCTGGATGTACGTCCGCATGATGGGGGCTGCCGGGTTGAAACGAGCGACGCAGGTGGCGATTTTGAATGCCAATTACATGGCAAAGCGGCTGGAGTCCTATTACCCCGTTTTGTATAAAGGGGACTCGGGGTTAGTGGCCCACGAGTGCATTCTCGATTTGCGTCCTTGCAAGAAGCTGGCCGGGATTGAGGTGGACGATATTGCGAAGCGGCTGATGGATTATGGTTTCCACGCTCCGACGATTTCTTGGCCGGTGGCGGGGACGATGATGGTGGAGCCGACGGAGAGCGAGTCTAAGGCGGAACTCGATCGCTTCTGCGATGCCATGATTTCAATTCGCCGAGAGATTGACGCGATCGCCGCCGGTACCTCCGATCCGAAAGACAATCCGCTCAAGCAGGCTCCCCATACGGCAGCAGCGGTGACGGCGAATGATTGGCCCCATACCTATTCCCGCGAGCAGGCGGCTTATCCGGCTCGCTGGACGCGGGAACACAAGTTTTGGCCTGCGGTGCGGCGCATTGATAATGCGTTTGGCGATCGCAATCTCGTCTGCTCCTGTTTGTCCATCTCTGCGTATGCCGACGACGAGTAG
- a CDS encoding IS4 family transposase yields MQDWVSQEINPIHFADLRHAKRLGQIVTDLSEQPTASVPQASGNASVAQGTYRFWANPKVSTSSILDSHRDGVVRRALTGKTVLAIQDTTDFDFTTHPQTEGLGFINQSHQQGIKVHSCFAVSGEGEPLGLLSQFIWNRKQRRGKKEKRSVTPIEQKESYRWIATLAAVERELAGQEQVVHIGDREADIFELFAHPRADNRELLIRARHNRKLSHELGKFIPTLEQAPVLGAMSLQVQRNPKRAARIAQLQVRAMAVTLEVPSHHLKAASLEPVRLNAIFVEETVPPDDGAQPIRWFLLTSLPVESFEQVCQCIRWYSYRWLIERFHFTLKSGCGIEQLQLQSYERLLKALATYNVVAWRLMWLTYRARLTPQASCELVLQPAEWRLLRRKFVPKSRSQKPPTLQQAMLWIARLGGFLARKGDGNPGLKTLWRGLTKLHHLLEGAQLASQS; encoded by the coding sequence ATGCAAGATTGGGTCAGCCAAGAAATCAACCCGATCCACTTCGCCGATTTGCGACATGCAAAGCGGTTGGGGCAGATCGTCACAGACTTGAGTGAGCAGCCCACAGCGAGCGTGCCTCAGGCGAGTGGGAATGCCTCAGTGGCCCAAGGAACCTATCGATTTTGGGCCAACCCGAAGGTGAGCACGAGCAGCATTCTGGACAGTCATCGTGATGGAGTGGTCAGGCGGGCCCTCACGGGCAAGACGGTGCTGGCCATTCAAGACACAACGGATTTCGACTTCACCACTCACCCCCAGACCGAAGGGCTGGGCTTCATCAATCAAAGCCATCAACAGGGAATCAAAGTCCACAGTTGTTTTGCGGTGAGCGGCGAGGGAGAACCCTTAGGTCTGTTGAGTCAATTCATCTGGAATCGCAAACAGCGGCGCGGGAAGAAAGAAAAACGCTCAGTGACTCCCATCGAGCAAAAGGAAAGCTATCGCTGGATAGCAACTCTCGCAGCCGTAGAGCGAGAGCTCGCGGGCCAAGAGCAAGTGGTTCATATTGGCGATCGAGAAGCAGACATCTTCGAACTGTTTGCCCATCCCCGTGCGGACAACAGGGAGTTACTCATCCGCGCAAGGCACAATCGCAAACTTAGCCACGAGCTGGGCAAGTTCATCCCCACCCTCGAACAAGCCCCAGTCTTGGGAGCGATGAGCCTGCAAGTGCAGCGTAATCCCAAGCGAGCGGCCCGCATTGCCCAGTTGCAGGTGCGGGCGATGGCGGTGACGCTGGAGGTGCCATCGCATCACCTCAAAGCCGCGAGCTTAGAGCCCGTGCGCCTCAATGCCATCTTCGTGGAAGAAACCGTCCCCCCTGATGATGGCGCTCAGCCGATTCGCTGGTTTCTGCTGACCAGCTTGCCAGTTGAGAGCTTCGAGCAGGTCTGTCAGTGCATCCGCTGGTATAGCTACCGCTGGCTGATTGAGCGGTTTCACTTCACCCTCAAAAGTGGCTGTGGCATCGAACAGCTCCAACTGCAAAGCTATGAGCGCTTGCTCAAGGCTCTGGCAACCTACAACGTTGTAGCTTGGCGATTGATGTGGCTGACCTACCGCGCTCGACTCACCCCGCAAGCCTCCTGTGAGCTCGTTTTACAGCCTGCTGAATGGCGGCTGTTACGACGCAAGTTTGTGCCGAAAAGTCGCTCTCAAAAGCCACCCACTCTGCAACAGGCAATGCTGTGGATTGCTCGATTGGGAGGCTTCTTGGCTCGCAAGGGCGATGGCAACCCTGGATTGAAGACGCTTTGGCGAGGGCTGACCAAACTCCACCATTTGCTTGAAGGGGCTCAACTGGCTTCTCAAAGCTAG